The Maridesulfovibrio bastinii DSM 16055 sequence TAAGATTTCGCACATATATTTTAAAGGGCCGCTTTTCAAAAGGCAATAAAGGTCTGGTTGAGGGGCTTGGTAAAAAAGAAAAACCGGTAAGTGAAAGTGTGCGCCCCGATCAGGTAGTCTCGGAATTTGAAAGTCTCCGGCCGGAAGCGAAAATAGCCGAGTCCGGTGATTTCCAGATATGGGAGGTTCATGCTTCCGAATGTCCGTATATTTTGAGGGAGCTTGGACGGTTGCGTGAAAAAACTTTCCGCACAGTAGGGGAAGGAACCGGAGCACAAGTTGATATTGACAGGTTTGATAATACTTTTGTGCATCTTGTTCTCTGGAATTCTGCGGCAAAAGAAATTGCCGGAGCGTACCGCCTTGGCAGGACGGATGATATTCTGGAAAAATTCGGTCTGCGTGGAGTCTACAGCAACAGTTTTTTCCGTTTTGACAAAGAATTTTTTGATAAAGTAACCCCCGCTATAGAACTGGGAAGGTCGTTCATCAGACCTCGCTACCAGAAAAATTATGCATCACTTATGATGCTCTGGAAGGGTATTGCCGGTTATATATCCAAGAATCCCAAATATCGTTACCTGTTTGGATGCGTAAGTATTTCAGCTGAATATAGTCGTATTTCAAGAGAGATTATTGCCGAATCCCTCTTGTCCCATCGCGGCAGGGCTGACCTCACCGACATGATCAGTCCTGCCCGTCCTTTAAAGCTTAAAAAAATGAAGTACTGGAAGAGTACAATCGCTTCAGATGTTTTTTCAAATCCGGCTGATATGGATATGGTGGTGCAGGATGTGGAAGGCGGGGCAGGTATTCCGGTGCTTCTGCGGCATTATCTTAAAGTCGGCGGGCGACTGGTGGGATTCAATGTTGACCCGGATTTTAATAATTCTCTGGACGGGCTTATTGTGGTCGACCTGCTGGAAACATCAAAAAGAAGTCTTGCAAAATTCATGGGCCGTGAAAACGCCGCCGCTTTTTTAAGGTATCACCTTGAAGAGGAAGAGCAGAATAAACTTGCTGTTTAAATAATTGTTTAAGCTGATCACTCTCAACATGAATTATGGGGGGCAGCCACTTATTCAGGTTGTAAAAAAAGGCCGGGGTTAAACCCGGCCTTACATATTATTGGTAGTAATTATTTTCTATTGGAAAGTGTTTCTTTTAGAGCGGCAACAAAATCATCAATATCCTGTTCCGTGGTCATGAATGAAGTCATCCAGCGGACTTCTCCGGTCAGTTCATCCCAGATGTAGAAAGGACATTTTTCCTGAAGCGGGGCAATGCAGTCTTCCGGTATAAAAGCGAAAACTCCGTTTGCCTCCACTGGTCCTGATATTTTAACTCCGTCCACCTGTGCTGCTTTTTCAGCAAGCAGAGCGGCCATGCTATTGGCTTGCAGGGCGTTTTGTCTCCAGAGTTCATCATCAGCAAGAAATCTTTCAAACTGCGCACCTATAAAGCGCATTTTAGAAATGAGCTGCATTCCCTGCTTGCGGACGAATCTGAAATCATCTCCAAGGCCGGGCTTGAGAAAGACCGCGGCTTCAGCGCACATGCAGCCGTTTTTGGTCCCGCCGAATGAAAGAACATCCACTCCGGCATCCACGGTCATCTCTTTGAAGGAAGTGCCAAGCGCTGCTGCGGCGTTAGCGAGCCTTGCTCCGTCCATGTGGACCAGCAGACCCTCGTTATGCGCTGCGTCACAAATATCTTTTATTTCCTGCACGGTGTAGATTGTGCCAAGCTCGGTACACTGGGCAAATGAAACCACTGCGGGCTGGCTGTGATGCACAAATCCTTTGGCATACATCTGTTCAACCACGGCATCCGGGGTAAGTTTTCCGTTTGCTGTTCTGGCGGTTATCAGTTTGATTCCGGCAACAGCCTCGGGAGAACCGCATTCGTCAACGTGGATATGACCGTAAGTAGAGCAGATTACGCTGTTCCAGCTGCGGGTGATGTGCTTGAGTATCAGGGTGTTGGTGGCAGTCCCGGTTGCGATGAAATATATCTGGGCCTGATCTCCGAAGTGTTTTTTAAAGAGGTCTACCGCGCGCCCGGATACAGGGTCTTCACCGTATGAGGGCATGTCGCCGACATTGGCTTTAAACATTGCGTCCATTATTTCCGGATGGACTCCGGCATAGTTGTCACTTGCGAAAGAACGCATTTTTTTACTCCGTAGAAGATGTTTTGCGTGAAAAAAAGATTGAATACTCCTTCAATTTGCAATGCGCAAGCTGACCACATTTAGAGAAAAAAATGTAGAATTCTGGTTTTGACTGAATTTTTATTGAAATTATGACAGGCTGAACAGCTATTCAAAAATGACCTAAAGGCACGAATTTCTGGCAAGAAGTTCGGAAATTTTATCGGTCATGGCCTGATAGCCTTTTTTGTCGGGATGAACCCCGTCGCCGTGTTTCAGGTCGGCAAAATAAACCTCCGAATCTCCTAAGCTTGTAAAAAGATCAGCGCACGGTATGTTGAGTTCGGCACAGATTTCTCTATAGCCTTTGCATATTTCAGAGAGTTTTTCGTTTTTAACTTTGTCCAGCACTGGTGGAGGGCAGATAAAAAATGTCCGGCAGAGTGCTGTGGCTTCTTCTAAAATCTTCCGTGTTGCTTTAAGGGTGTCTTCTTTATCAACTCCCTGAGCAATATCAGCCGTGCCGAAGCAGAAAAACAGGCGTGAATTATCATTAAAAGGCATGCGGGCTTCGGCTTCAGCTTTCCATCTTTTTTGTATGTGCAGGCTGGTCGAGGCCCGGACGCCAAGATTGTATCCGGTTATTTCATTTCCGCTGGCGTCAAGGTTCATATAGAGTCTGCCAACCCATCCGAGGCGGAAACAGTCTCCGAAGCCGAGAGTTAATGAATCTCCTATGCAACTGATAAACATTGATTTATCCTCCAGAGTACGACACTTTTTTATCTTTAAAAATATAGTGGATATTTAAATGGCTGACGTTGATAAAAACAGATTTTGCCTGCTATGGGAAGACATCTCCACCCAAATAAAAGTGGATTCGGCAGACCGTGACACTTTTAAAAAGTGGTCACTGGTGCTGATGTCCCAGAGCATCCCCCATTTTGTTGACAGCAGCGGAAGCCGGATTAAAATTTTTGTATATACTCCATACGTTAACGAAGCATGCAGTCAGATTGAATTATTTATCGCTGAAAATAGAGCCGGAACCAAAACGGAAGTGAAAAATGATCCGGTTCCCCTTGCCGCACCCATGGTCGTGCTTTATATGTTCTATCTGCTGTGCATGTATGTTTTGAGCAGGACTTTTTCCCCGGTTCTGGGTCTGTATCCTGAAAAAATTGAGTCTATAGGCCGTCTTGATGCTGCAAGGATTCTTTCCGGTGAATGGTGGCGGGCGTTAACCGCTGTGACCCTCCACGGTGATCCGGCGCATATTTTCGGGAATATGGTAATTGGCGGAATGCTCATATCTGTTCTTGCGCAAAGAATCGGAGCAGGGTACGCACTCTTTCCCGCTGTTTGTTGTGCGGCTCTGGCTAACATTATTAATGCGTGGCTGCACGGCAGCGATTTTTTAGCGGTGGGATTTTCCGGGGCTGTTTTCGCCGCTACCGGAATTCTAGCTGCTTTTGAGGCTTTTTCCACGAGTGACATGGGTTTCAGGCAGGCTTTTGTTGCTGTTGCCGCAGGGCTTTCGCTGCTTGCAGCTCTGGGTACCGGCGGTGAAAATACTGATCTGGCTGGTCACTTTCTTGGTTTTGCCTTCGGCCTTGCCACAGGTTTACTACTGCGCATCTGCAATTTATTTTACTCCCACCGGGGACAGATGTCGGATTATATATTATATTTGTGCTCTTTTATTCTGCTATTGGCAGCCTGGGGTGTGGCTTTTTACCGGGTGGGATGATTTTTTATATTGAATATGTATTTTCAGGGATATTATTATGAGTTCCGAATGCTTGATTTCTTTTGAGAACGTCAGCTTTTCATACGGCACACATCCTGTTTTTCAGGATGTGAATTTCAGTATTGATAAGGGTGATTACCTCGCTATTCTCGGCCCTAACGGTGGTGGAAAAACTACTCTGGTTAAACTTTTTCTGGGACTGCTTAAACCCGGCAGAGGCCGCATAGGAATTTTCGGCAAAACTCCGGGAAGCTGCGGCAATATCATCGGCTATCTCCCGCAGTATACCAATGTATCGCAGAGTTTTCCCATCACCGTGCGTGATGCGGTTATGATGGGCATGATTTCATCCGGTTTTAAAGGTCTTTTCGGCATGGGTTTCGGTAGCGGAGCAAAAAAAGCTGTTGAAAAGGCTTTATCCCGTGTAGGTATGCTTAAATATATCAATGAGAAGGTCTGCGATCTTTCCGGCGGGCAGAAGCAGCGCGTTTTTATTGCCAGAGCAATTGTTGCCGAACCTAAACTCCTGCTGCTGGACGAACCGACCGCAAGTGTTGATCAGGTCGGCAAAAGCGGTCTTTACAGTCTTCTGAGAGAGCTTAACGAAGATATGACCGTCATTATGGTCAGCCACGATATTTCAGTGCTGGGTCAGGGGGTTAAAACCGTGGCCTGCGTCAATCATCAGGTTCACATACACGATAAACCGGTCATAACCCGTGAGCTGCTTATTCAGGCCTACGGTCAGACAGCGGACGGAACCTGCCCCATTGAACTGGTTACCCACGGTGATATCCCGCACCGTGTACTTGAATTTCATGAAGAAGACGCAACCCGCAAAGGAGACTGGAATGATTGATGCCCTTGGTTATGACTTTATGCAGAACGCTCTCATGGCCGGAGTTGTGGCAAGCATTATCTGCGGGATTATCGGTGCGCTGGTTGTGGTCAACAGGGTTGTGCTGCTGGCCGGCGGTGTGGCCCACGCCTCTTATGGCGGGGTGGGGCTGGCATTCTTTCTGGGGCTGCCCATGCTCCCGGTTACAGCTGTTTTTGCGGTCTGCTCGGCATTGCTGATGGCACTGGTCACTATGAAGGTGAAAGACCGGGCGGATACTTTTATCGGGGTAATGTGGGCCGCAGGCATGGCCCTTGGTATTATTCTGCTGGATATTACGCCGGGCTATAATGTGGACCTTATGAGCTACCTTTTCGGGGGGATACTGGCAACGCCGAGTAGTGATCTCTACCTTATGAGTGCTCTGGCAGTGATTGTGCTGCTGGTTTCAGTAGGCCTCTACAAGGGATTGTGGGCCATGTCTTTTGATGAGGAATTTGCCCGCGCCAGAGGTATTCCGGTTACGGCGCTATATTTTGTAATGCTGGCCCTGATAGCCCTGAGCGTGGTTATGGTCATCCGAGTTGTGGGCCTTATTCTGGTTATTGCCCTGCTGACTATTCCACCGCAGATAGCTGAAAGCAGAACCTCATCCCTGTGGTCAATGATGATACTCTCCTCAGTACTGAGCATGATTTTCTGCATTGTCGGCCTGCTGCTCTCATTTCAGCTAGATATCTCCTCCGGCGCAACCATAATAGCAGTCTCCATAGTAGGCTTCGTTATTTCACAGCTCGTCAACTGCGTCTGCTCAAAGTCATAGCCGCTGGATCAAATGCTTGTGAGGGTATTATTACTGGATTAGTATATTAAGTATATTAAGCGTTTCTTCTTTATAACCGAGAATTAATGGATGATTGGGTGCGAATTTAAGAGCATAGTCATAGCATTCAATGGCTTCTCTTAATTTGGTTATGACTTCTTCCTTTTCGTCTGTGATTGCCAGCACTATTCCGAGATTCCGCAGCGAGTTTCCTTTGTTGTTGTGAGCATAAATGTAATCAGGAGCGAGTTTAAGAGCTGCGTCGTATGATTCAATGGCTTGTTTGTATTTTTCTATAGCCTCACCATTTTTTGAGAGGGTAGCCAGAAGATTACCTAGGCTTTGCAGCGAATTTCCTTTGTTGTTGTGAGCATTAATGTAATCAGGAGCAAGTTCAAGGGCTGCATCGTATGACTCAAGGGCTTGTTTGTATTTTTCTATAGCCTCTTCATCTTTTGCTTGAGTGACCAGCACATCTCCTAGAGCTTGAAGCGAGTTTCCTTTGTCGTTGTGAGCATAAATGTAATCAGGAGCGATTTTAAGAGCTGCGTGGTATGATTCAAGTGATTGTTTATATTTTTCTATAGCCTCACCATTTTTTGAGAGGGCAGCCAGAAGATCGCCTAGCCTTTGCAGCGAGTTTCCTTTGTTGTTGTGAATTCCAGGACCATCAGGGGCAAGTTTGATAGCTGCGTCGTATGATTTAATGGATTGTTTGAATTTTTCTATAGCCTCATTATATTTTGAAAGAGTTGCCAGCGCCTCTCCTAGGCTTTGCAATGAGTTTCCTTTGTTGTTGTGAGCACCAATGTAATCAGGTGCGAGCTTAAGAGCTGCGCCGTATGATTCAATAGCTTCTTTGAATTTATTTATAGCTTCCTCATTTCTTCCCATATTTACCAATAACTCTCCTGATTTACAAAGTGAATTTCCTTTGTTGTTGTGAGCAACAATGTCATCAGGAGCGAGCTTAAGAGCCGCATCGTATGATTCAATTGCTTGTTTGTATTTTTCTATAGCCTTATCATATTTTGATTGGGTGGCCAGCAGATCGCCTAGATTTTGCAGTGAGAGTCCTTTGTTGTTGTGAGCATAAATGTAATCAGGAGCGAGCTTAAGAGCCGCATCGTATGATTTAATAGATTCGTTGTATTTTTCTATAGCCTCATCATTTTTTGACTGAGTAGCCAGAATATTACCTAGGCTTTGCAGCGAGTTTCCTTTGTTGTTGTGAGCAACAATTTGGTCAGGAGCTAGTTTAAGAGCTGCATCGTATGATTCAATGGCTTCGTTGTATTTTTCTATAGCCTCACCATTTTTTGAGAGGGTAGCCAGAAGATCGCCTAGGCTTTGCAGCGAGTTCCCTTTGTTGCAGAGTGTGCTGATCTTCTCAGGATCAGTTTTCAAGTCTTCGCTATAGGCTTCAATAGAAGCTTTCAGCTCAATTTCAGCCTCTTTATATTTAGAAATTCTGAGATAGAAGTCTGCGGCATCATTAGCCAGCAATCCCTTATAAAAAAGCGAAAGGCAGTCCATTTCGTTTCTTATGCCGATCAAAATACGGCACAATTCGTGATCACTTTTTTTGTTGGCCTCGTCCATAGTGTCAGACCATTTTATGCATCCTAGTTTGTTATTATACTGATTCAGATGATAAATTGATTCCGCAAGGGCTGTTTTGCTTTTTTCTATTTCGTATTTTTGGGTGTAATAGTTTTTCAGAAATTTATGGGAATGGTGCAGTAATTCTTTTTTGTCTTCATTTTGAGATGCCAGATGGGGTATTGCATGGCGCATTATGTCATGAATACGGTAGCTTTCAGTCTCAGCCTGTTCACGGTATACAAATGAAAAATTTTTAATTTTTGTGAATTCCTGACTGCGGGGATTAAGGTTCAGTTCTTTTCCCAGAGCGTTATAGATTTCCATATTAAAACTGCGGCAGCAGCTCAGGGCAAAAAGAACCTCCCGTGTTTCCTCATCAACTGAGCGCATGAATCTGCGGACCACTTCCTGACTTTTGCT is a genomic window containing:
- a CDS encoding tetratricopeptide repeat protein, coding for MAICNEWDKSPKLTNPLNKNALSLFTDRFSAIQTFFEALHAKPLPEKIIYFQGDGGNGKTLLLNYLKNNFCKILPADSLEYVRTLERDEFLENVANAENGAPVPCVLHDFGSAPAGEERPLESFSALLMLRRRLAQYNLLFPSFDYACLMYLKKTAALSDDKIKSLFPEEELNLIFDLAKLVKDLTKIENVLNVIKSLLALTDKFQKEKLTLYLKRRKLTEEQLNAMAYCDAESELLDMLPELLAKDINASFAADSTKRLALLFDTHEAFAGNYVAAHIKAQEITERDSWFRKLLGNLELSSGIIVAVAGRYMPQWSGLCESPIKDRYLKLQEISFFERADALDYLKAAADNYPELKDYLAAPELVETILEYCQARDSQDKTGIHPFYLGLCMEILLAGYNTGQSFKAENFKDEQSHISKSQEVVRRFMRSVDEETREVLFALSCCRSFNMEIYNALGKELNLNPRSQEFTKIKNFSFVYREQAETESYRIHDIMRHAIPHLASQNEDKKELLHHSHKFLKNYYTQKYEIEKSKTALAESIYHLNQYNNKLGCIKWSDTMDEANKKSDHELCRILIGIRNEMDCLSLFYKGLLANDAADFYLRISKYKEAEIELKASIEAYSEDLKTDPEKISTLCNKGNSLQSLGDLLATLSKNGEAIEKYNEAIESYDAALKLAPDQIVAHNNKGNSLQSLGNILATQSKNDEAIEKYNESIKSYDAALKLAPDYIYAHNNKGLSLQNLGDLLATQSKYDKAIEKYKQAIESYDAALKLAPDDIVAHNNKGNSLCKSGELLVNMGRNEEAINKFKEAIESYGAALKLAPDYIGAHNNKGNSLQSLGEALATLSKYNEAIEKFKQSIKSYDAAIKLAPDGPGIHNNKGNSLQRLGDLLAALSKNGEAIEKYKQSLESYHAALKIAPDYIYAHNDKGNSLQALGDVLVTQAKDEEAIEKYKQALESYDAALELAPDYINAHNNKGNSLQSLGNLLATLSKNGEAIEKYKQAIESYDAALKLAPDYIYAHNNKGNSLRNLGIVLAITDEKEEVITKLREAIECYDYALKFAPNHPLILGYKEETLNILNILIQ
- a CDS encoding GNAT family N-acyltransferase, whose product is MTHDGCSDLFRLQSPFKDPFRGALFQIFQKPLSSLLCLPRLNSLYSLVHDESHWETKTDFIGKALKLLGVSAALPQEELDRIPESGPSVVVANHPFGVIEGLVLIRLLKAVRPDVKIMANFMLGLIPEMGEHLIWVDPFGGNGSVAGNISGLKEAVKWVKGGGMLAVFPAGEVASLKIRDRKVEDPAWSPTVGGIIRKTGASAVPVYFSGRNSVLFQMMGLVHPGLRTVLLPRENLKKKNSELKFAVGTEIKSSQLEKFKSNREIIEYLRFRTYILKGRFSKGNKGLVEGLGKKEKPVSESVRPDQVVSEFESLRPEAKIAESGDFQIWEVHASECPYILRELGRLREKTFRTVGEGTGAQVDIDRFDNTFVHLVLWNSAAKEIAGAYRLGRTDDILEKFGLRGVYSNSFFRFDKEFFDKVTPAIELGRSFIRPRYQKNYASLMMLWKGIAGYISKNPKYRYLFGCVSISAEYSRISREIIAESLLSHRGRADLTDMISPARPLKLKKMKYWKSTIASDVFSNPADMDMVVQDVEGGAGIPVLLRHYLKVGGRLVGFNVDPDFNNSLDGLIVVDLLETSKRSLAKFMGRENAAAFLRYHLEEEEQNKLAV
- a CDS encoding threonine aldolase family protein; this encodes MRSFASDNYAGVHPEIMDAMFKANVGDMPSYGEDPVSGRAVDLFKKHFGDQAQIYFIATGTATNTLILKHITRSWNSVICSTYGHIHVDECGSPEAVAGIKLITARTANGKLTPDAVVEQMYAKGFVHHSQPAVVSFAQCTELGTIYTVQEIKDICDAAHNEGLLVHMDGARLANAAAALGTSFKEMTVDAGVDVLSFGGTKNGCMCAEAAVFLKPGLGDDFRFVRKQGMQLISKMRFIGAQFERFLADDELWRQNALQANSMAALLAEKAAQVDGVKISGPVEANGVFAFIPEDCIAPLQEKCPFYIWDELTGEVRWMTSFMTTEQDIDDFVAALKETLSNRK
- a CDS encoding rhomboid family intramembrane serine protease, translated to MADVDKNRFCLLWEDISTQIKVDSADRDTFKKWSLVLMSQSIPHFVDSSGSRIKIFVYTPYVNEACSQIELFIAENRAGTKTEVKNDPVPLAAPMVVLYMFYLLCMYVLSRTFSPVLGLYPEKIESIGRLDAARILSGEWWRALTAVTLHGDPAHIFGNMVIGGMLISVLAQRIGAGYALFPAVCCAALANIINAWLHGSDFLAVGFSGAVFAATGILAAFEAFSTSDMGFRQAFVAVAAGLSLLAALGTGGENTDLAGHFLGFAFGLATGLLLRICNLFYSHRGQMSDYILYLCSFILLLAAWGVAFYRVG
- a CDS encoding metal ABC transporter ATP-binding protein gives rise to the protein MSSECLISFENVSFSYGTHPVFQDVNFSIDKGDYLAILGPNGGGKTTLVKLFLGLLKPGRGRIGIFGKTPGSCGNIIGYLPQYTNVSQSFPITVRDAVMMGMISSGFKGLFGMGFGSGAKKAVEKALSRVGMLKYINEKVCDLSGGQKQRVFIARAIVAEPKLLLLDEPTASVDQVGKSGLYSLLRELNEDMTVIMVSHDISVLGQGVKTVACVNHQVHIHDKPVITRELLIQAYGQTADGTCPIELVTHGDIPHRVLEFHEEDATRKGDWND
- a CDS encoding metal ABC transporter permease; this encodes MIDALGYDFMQNALMAGVVASIICGIIGALVVVNRVVLLAGGVAHASYGGVGLAFFLGLPMLPVTAVFAVCSALLMALVTMKVKDRADTFIGVMWAAGMALGIILLDITPGYNVDLMSYLFGGILATPSSDLYLMSALAVIVLLVSVGLYKGLWAMSFDEEFARARGIPVTALYFVMLALIALSVVMVIRVVGLILVIALLTIPPQIAESRTSSLWSMMILSSVLSMIFCIVGLLLSFQLDISSGATIIAVSIVGFVISQLVNCVCSKS
- a CDS encoding GDSL-type esterase/lipase family protein, which produces MFISCIGDSLTLGFGDCFRLGWVGRLYMNLDASGNEITGYNLGVRASTSLHIQKRWKAEAEARMPFNDNSRLFFCFGTADIAQGVDKEDTLKATRKILEEATALCRTFFICPPPVLDKVKNEKLSEICKGYREICAELNIPCADLFTSLGDSEVYFADLKHGDGVHPDKKGYQAMTDKISELLARNSCL